Proteins from a single region of Tistrella mobilis:
- a CDS encoding 3'(2'),5'-bisphosphate nucleotidase CysQ, with the protein MTPPLFALPDGALPADLVDDRLLLERALRTGGRIAMNAFGKAPVTWDKGGDNPVTEVDIAIDTVLRDHLLHARPGYGWLSEESVAHLSERARPRIWVVDPIDGTRAFVDGRPEFTISVALVEAGRPVIAQVFNPATGEFFEAVAGHGCRLNGIPCRVGEGADPLAARLLVSRRELHERRWGSGLDGSAVIALGSIAYKLALVAAGRFDAAVSLRPKADWDLAAADLIVAEAGGRMTDAEGRDLLYARPDTTEHPSLIAANPALHAALIGRLAVDAAGSPAPAGVQPQP; encoded by the coding sequence ATGACCCCGCCCCTGTTCGCCCTGCCCGACGGCGCCCTGCCGGCCGACCTCGTCGACGACCGCCTGCTGCTGGAGCGGGCGTTGCGGACGGGCGGGCGGATCGCCATGAACGCCTTCGGCAAGGCACCGGTGACCTGGGACAAGGGCGGCGACAATCCGGTGACCGAGGTCGACATCGCCATCGACACGGTGCTGCGCGACCATCTGCTCCATGCCAGGCCCGGCTATGGCTGGCTGTCGGAGGAAAGCGTCGCCCATCTCTCGGAACGCGCCCGGCCGCGGATCTGGGTGGTGGATCCGATCGACGGCACCCGGGCCTTCGTGGACGGGCGGCCGGAATTCACCATCTCGGTCGCCCTGGTCGAGGCCGGACGCCCGGTGATCGCCCAGGTCTTCAACCCGGCGACGGGCGAGTTTTTCGAGGCGGTGGCCGGCCATGGCTGCCGGCTGAACGGCATCCCCTGCCGGGTGGGCGAGGGGGCCGATCCGCTGGCCGCCCGGCTGCTGGTCTCGCGCCGGGAACTTCATGAACGCCGCTGGGGTTCGGGTCTGGACGGCAGCGCGGTCATCGCGCTCGGCTCCATCGCCTACAAGCTGGCGCTGGTCGCCGCCGGCCGCTTCGATGCCGCGGTGTCGCTGCGCCCCAAGGCCGATTGGGATCTCGCCGCCGCCGATCTGATCGTCGCCGAGGCGGGCGGGCGGATGACCGATGCCGAGGGCCGCGACCTGCTCTATGCCAGGCCCGACACCACTGAACATCCCTCGCTGATCGCCGCAAACCCGGCGCTGCATGCCGCCCTGATCGGCCGGCTTGCGGTCGATGCGGCTGGAAGCCCGGCGCCGGCTGGCGTACAACCGCAGCCATGA
- a CDS encoding TldD/PmbA family protein, translated as MTDTGLGNALDLLEDLIARAKRAGADQADALMVESRALSVQRRLGKIEELTRSDGGDLGLRVLVGRRQAIVSTADLRPGSLDALAERAVAMANVVPEDRFAGLAEPGEIAREIPALEIYDPTEFSAEDLLAWAETCEEAARGVEGVTNSEGAGASQSHSMIALAASNGFRGAYRTSRFTVGASVIAGEGLNMVRGHEYTSKRFVADMDDLATIGRIAGERTVARLNPRRPKTARVPVVFDRRVSRMLVAAIASAVNGAAVTRGTSFLKDRMGERIACDAFTIIDDPFRERAPASHPFDGEGIAGAPLTVVEGGVLKSWLLDCRSARQLGLKSTGHAARGAGSAPSPASSNLYLAPGALSRDELIAKIGTGLLVDETMGSGVNVVTGDFSQGVAGFWIENGEIAYPVNEITVAGRIQDMLMSVEPASDLEFRSGTDAPTLAVGGLTVAGA; from the coding sequence ATGACCGATACCGGACTTGGAAACGCTCTCGACCTGCTCGAAGACCTGATTGCGCGCGCGAAGCGTGCCGGTGCCGACCAGGCCGATGCGCTGATGGTCGAGAGCCGCGCGCTGTCGGTGCAGCGCCGGCTGGGCAAGATCGAGGAACTGACCCGGTCGGATGGCGGCGATCTGGGGCTCAGGGTCCTGGTCGGGCGCCGTCAGGCGATCGTCTCGACCGCGGACCTCAGGCCCGGCAGCCTGGACGCGCTGGCCGAGCGCGCGGTCGCCATGGCCAATGTCGTGCCCGAGGACCGCTTTGCGGGCCTGGCCGAGCCGGGCGAGATCGCGCGCGAGATTCCGGCGCTGGAGATCTACGACCCGACCGAATTCAGCGCCGAGGATCTGCTCGCCTGGGCCGAGACCTGCGAAGAGGCGGCCCGCGGGGTCGAGGGCGTGACCAATTCCGAGGGCGCCGGCGCGTCCCAGTCCCACAGCATGATCGCGCTCGCCGCCTCCAACGGCTTCCGCGGCGCCTATCGCACCAGCCGCTTCACGGTGGGTGCCAGCGTGATCGCGGGCGAGGGGCTGAACATGGTCCGCGGCCATGAATACACCTCGAAGCGCTTCGTGGCCGACATGGACGATCTGGCGACGATCGGCCGGATCGCAGGCGAGCGGACGGTGGCGCGGCTGAACCCGCGCCGGCCGAAGACCGCGCGGGTGCCGGTGGTGTTCGACCGGCGGGTGTCGCGCATGCTGGTCGCGGCCATCGCGTCGGCCGTCAACGGGGCGGCGGTCACCCGCGGCACCAGCTTCCTGAAGGACCGGATGGGCGAGCGCATCGCCTGCGACGCTTTCACCATCATCGACGACCCGTTCCGCGAGCGCGCCCCCGCCTCGCATCCTTTCGACGGCGAGGGCATCGCCGGCGCGCCGCTGACCGTGGTCGAAGGCGGGGTGCTGAAATCCTGGCTGCTGGACTGCCGCTCCGCCCGTCAGCTGGGGCTGAAGAGCACCGGCCATGCCGCCCGCGGCGCCGGATCGGCCCCCAGCCCGGCCTCGAGCAATCTTTACCTGGCGCCGGGCGCGCTCAGCCGCGACGAGCTGATTGCGAAGATCGGCACCGGCCTGCTGGTCGATGAAACAATGGGCTCGGGTGTGAACGTCGTCACCGGCGATTTCAGCCAGGGTGTGGCAGGCTTCTGGATCGAGAACGGCGAAATTGCCTATCCGGTGAACGAGATCACGGTTGCAGGGCGCATCCAGGACATGCTGATGTCGGTGGAACCCGCCTCCGATCTTGAATTCCGCAGCGGCACCGATGCGCCGACGCTCGCCGTCGGCGGCCTGACCGTCGCCGGCGCCTGA
- a CDS encoding metallophosphoesterase family protein, which yields MLRILQITDTHISPTKPHFASNWAPVAALARAIAPDLVVHTGDVTVDGADMVEDLAHCRWLMDGLELPWAAVPGNHDVGSENPDHVQAVNDLRISRWEAYFGPDRWLRDAGPWRLIGLNAMLMGSGHPREAEQADWAGDVLAEAEATGRPVALFLHKPLFLNDPDEDDRGYWSVPGRARGRYVEAIRRGTVKLVASGHLHTARIFRRDGTVFAFGASSGFIVDKLAPADIPGEKRLGATLHLLDEDGTVESRLLSPEGLDTYVIDDVAHEVYPPRS from the coding sequence ATGCTGCGCATCCTCCAGATCACCGACACCCATATCAGCCCCACCAAGCCGCATTTCGCGTCGAACTGGGCGCCGGTCGCGGCGCTGGCGCGGGCGATTGCACCGGACCTGGTGGTCCACACCGGTGACGTGACCGTCGACGGCGCCGATATGGTGGAGGATCTGGCCCATTGCCGCTGGCTGATGGACGGGCTGGAACTGCCCTGGGCGGCCGTGCCCGGCAATCACGATGTCGGCAGCGAGAACCCCGACCATGTCCAGGCGGTGAACGATCTCCGCATCTCGCGCTGGGAAGCCTATTTCGGCCCGGACCGCTGGCTGCGCGATGCCGGGCCGTGGCGGCTGATCGGGCTGAACGCCATGCTGATGGGATCGGGCCACCCGCGTGAGGCGGAGCAGGCGGACTGGGCCGGCGACGTGCTGGCCGAGGCCGAGGCCACCGGCCGCCCCGTGGCGCTGTTCCTGCACAAGCCGCTGTTCCTGAACGACCCCGACGAAGACGACCGCGGCTATTGGAGCGTGCCTGGCCGCGCACGCGGCCGCTATGTGGAGGCGATCCGCCGGGGCACGGTGAAGCTGGTCGCCTCGGGCCATCTCCACACCGCCCGGATCTTCCGTCGCGACGGCACGGTCTTCGCCTTCGGCGCCTCCTCGGGCTTCATCGTCGACAAGCTCGCCCCGGCCGATATTCCGGGCGAAAAGCGGCTGGGGGCGACGCTGCACCTGCTGGACGAGGACGGCACGGTCGAGTCGCGCCTGTTGAGCCCCGAGGGGCTCGACACCTATGTGATCGACGATGTGGCGCACGAGGTCTATCCGCCGCGCAGCTGA
- a CDS encoding UbiD family decarboxylase: MPYDSLRDFMARLEATGRLVRVHEPVSTVLEMTEIQTRLLAEGGPAVLFEKPVMPDGSLSTMPVLVNLFGTVERVAWGMDREPPQLRGVGETLAFLRQPEPPGGWREALDMLPLMKTVMAMRPKTVSRAPVQEVVLRGDEIDLTRLPVQTCWPGEPAPLITWPLVVTRGPGGEKTDGYNLGIYRMQVLGRDRTLMRWLRHRGGAQHHRRWGLNKREPLPAAAVIGADPGTILAAVTPVPDTLSEYQFAGLLRGRKVELVDAVSQPLKVPATAEIVLEGEVSLDDYGDEGPYGDHTGYYNNVEPFPVFRVTAVTMRRQPIYLSTFTGRPPDEPSVLGEALNEVFIPLIRQQFPEIVDFWLPPEGCSYRIAVVSMRKAYPGHAKRVMMGVWSYLRQFMYTKWVIVVDDDINARDWKDVMWAMSTRMDPARDITVIENTPIDYLDFASPESGLGSKIGLDATNKWPPETKREWGKELRMDQAVIDRIDQIWPKLGLPGSGQAIWKPVKD, translated from the coding sequence ATGCCCTATGACAGCCTGCGCGACTTCATGGCCCGTCTGGAGGCCACCGGCCGTCTGGTCCGGGTTCACGAGCCGGTCTCCACCGTGCTCGAGATGACCGAGATCCAGACCCGGCTGCTGGCCGAAGGCGGCCCGGCGGTGCTGTTCGAAAAGCCGGTGATGCCGGATGGCAGCCTGTCGACCATGCCGGTGCTGGTCAATCTGTTCGGTACGGTGGAACGGGTCGCCTGGGGCATGGACCGGGAACCGCCGCAGCTGCGCGGCGTGGGCGAGACGCTGGCCTTCCTGCGCCAGCCCGAACCGCCGGGCGGCTGGCGCGAGGCGCTGGACATGCTGCCGCTGATGAAGACGGTGATGGCGATGCGGCCGAAGACGGTCTCGCGCGCGCCGGTGCAGGAGGTGGTCCTGCGCGGCGACGAGATCGACCTCACCCGACTGCCGGTCCAGACCTGCTGGCCGGGGGAGCCGGCACCGCTGATCACCTGGCCGCTGGTGGTGACCCGCGGCCCCGGGGGCGAAAAGACCGACGGCTACAATCTCGGCATCTACCGCATGCAGGTGCTGGGGCGGGATCGCACGCTGATGCGCTGGCTGCGCCATCGCGGCGGCGCCCAGCATCATCGCCGCTGGGGGCTGAACAAGCGCGAGCCGCTGCCGGCTGCGGCGGTGATCGGCGCCGATCCGGGCACGATCCTGGCCGCCGTGACGCCCGTCCCCGACACGCTGTCGGAATACCAGTTCGCCGGCCTGCTGCGCGGCCGCAAGGTGGAGCTGGTCGATGCGGTCAGCCAGCCGCTGAAGGTGCCGGCCACGGCCGAAATCGTGCTGGAAGGCGAGGTCAGCCTCGACGATTACGGCGACGAGGGGCCCTATGGCGACCACACCGGCTATTACAACAATGTCGAGCCCTTCCCGGTCTTCCGGGTGACGGCGGTGACCATGCGCCGCCAGCCGATCTATCTCTCCACCTTCACCGGCCGGCCGCCGGACGAGCCCTCGGTGCTGGGCGAGGCGCTGAACGAGGTGTTCATCCCGCTGATCCGCCAGCAATTCCCGGAAATCGTCGACTTCTGGCTGCCGCCCGAGGGCTGTTCCTACCGCATCGCCGTGGTGTCGATGCGCAAGGCCTATCCGGGCCATGCCAAGCGGGTGATGATGGGGGTGTGGTCGTATCTGCGCCAGTTCATGTACACCAAATGGGTGATCGTCGTGGATGACGACATCAATGCGCGCGACTGGAAGGACGTGATGTGGGCGATGTCGACCCGCATGGACCCGGCGCGCGACATCACCGTCATCGAGAACACCCCCATCGACTATCTGGACTTCGCAAGCCCCGAATCCGGCCTCGGCTCCAAGATCGGCCTGGATGCCACCAACAAATGGCCGCCCGAGACGAAGCGCGAATGGGGCAAGGAGCTGCGCATGGACCAGGCGGTCATCGACCGGATCGACCAGATCTGGCCGAAGCTGGGGCTGCCGGGATCGGGGCAGGCGATCTGGAAGCCGGTGAAGGACTGA
- the ubiA gene encoding 4-hydroxybenzoate octaprenyltransferase has protein sequence MAEPAAKSRTGHTDIHADKGLMRLLPEGLKPYALLARWDRPIGWWLLLLPGWWAIALAAPQGGLPDLLLMAAFLVGAVAMRGFGCTINDLADRHYDAKVERTRSRPIPSGRVTPLQALLFLVPQGLVGLAVLVMLPVPAIVIGLASLALIVPYPFMKRITYWPQAWLGLTFNWAALVGWAAASGAGDLAAMTPGLLLYAGGIFWTLGYDTIYAHQDREDDLLVGVKSTALALGRRTKPAVAVFYLIFWGFTVAAGLQAGFGAGWVLAMAFTGSHLFWQIRRLDIDDPALCLKLFKSNRDMGLILLATIILARQVPLGG, from the coding sequence ATGGCCGAACCGGCCGCGAAGTCCAGGACCGGTCATACCGACATCCACGCCGACAAGGGGCTGATGCGCCTGCTGCCCGAGGGGCTGAAGCCCTATGCGCTGCTGGCGCGCTGGGACCGGCCGATCGGCTGGTGGCTGCTGCTGCTGCCCGGCTGGTGGGCGATTGCGCTGGCAGCACCCCAGGGCGGCCTGCCCGACCTGCTGCTGATGGCGGCCTTTCTGGTCGGCGCCGTGGCCATGCGCGGTTTCGGCTGCACGATCAACGATCTGGCCGACCGTCATTACGATGCGAAGGTGGAACGCACCCGCAGCCGCCCGATCCCGAGCGGCCGGGTGACGCCGCTGCAGGCGCTGCTCTTCCTGGTGCCGCAGGGGCTGGTGGGCCTGGCGGTGCTGGTGATGCTGCCGGTGCCGGCGATCGTCATCGGCCTCGCCTCGCTGGCGCTGATCGTGCCCTACCCGTTCATGAAGCGGATCACCTACTGGCCGCAGGCCTGGCTGGGCCTCACCTTCAACTGGGCGGCCCTGGTCGGCTGGGCGGCGGCCAGCGGGGCCGGGGATCTGGCGGCCATGACGCCGGGGCTGCTGCTCTATGCAGGCGGCATCTTCTGGACGCTCGGCTACGACACGATCTATGCCCATCAGGACCGCGAGGACGACCTGCTGGTCGGGGTGAAATCCACCGCCCTCGCCCTGGGCCGGCGCACGAAGCCGGCGGTGGCGGTGTTCTATCTGATCTTCTGGGGCTTCACGGTCGCGGCCGGGCTCCAGGCCGGTTTCGGCGCCGGCTGGGTGCTGGCCATGGCCTTCACCGGCTCTCACCTCTTCTGGCAGATCCGCAGGCTGGACATCGACGATCCGGCGCTGTGCCTGAAACTGTTCAAGTCCAACCGCGACATGGGGCTGATCCTGCTCGCCACCATCATCCTGGCCCGCCAGGTCCCCCTCGGCGGATGA
- a CDS encoding 16S rRNA (uracil(1498)-N(3))-methyltransferase, with product MAADAPRLYLDPDRLTGPMTPGAELLLDEDQAHYLRAVMRRETGAALALFNGRDGEWAAELVAVGKRGAAARLVAQHRLPAPERRLELVMAPVKRGPVEFAVEKATELGVTAIRFAVTRRTVVDRLRMDRLAAIAREAAEQCERLTVPSIHAPEPLDTVLDRLDDLPVVFGDETGAGRPAAAVAAMLGDGPAGLLTGPEGGFDPAELDRLRARPHLTAIGLGPRVLRAETAVIAGLAVLQALAPDGGGARHRPGPPTSLPG from the coding sequence ATGGCCGCCGATGCGCCCCGCCTCTACCTCGATCCCGACCGTCTGACCGGGCCCATGACCCCGGGGGCCGAGCTGCTGCTCGACGAGGATCAGGCCCATTATCTTCGGGCGGTGATGCGGCGCGAGACCGGGGCGGCCCTTGCCCTGTTCAACGGCCGGGACGGCGAATGGGCGGCGGAGCTGGTGGCGGTGGGCAAGCGCGGCGCGGCCGCGCGTCTGGTGGCGCAACACCGCCTGCCAGCGCCCGAACGGCGGCTGGAACTGGTGATGGCCCCGGTCAAGCGCGGCCCGGTGGAGTTTGCGGTCGAAAAGGCGACCGAGCTTGGCGTCACCGCGATCCGCTTTGCGGTTACCCGGCGCACCGTGGTCGACCGGCTGCGCATGGACCGGCTTGCCGCCATCGCGCGCGAAGCGGCCGAGCAGTGCGAACGGCTGACCGTGCCTTCTATCCATGCCCCGGAACCGCTGGATACCGTGCTGGACCGTCTGGACGACCTGCCGGTCGTCTTCGGCGACGAGACCGGCGCCGGGCGTCCGGCCGCGGCCGTCGCGGCCATGCTGGGCGATGGTCCGGCCGGGCTGCTGACGGGGCCCGAGGGCGGCTTCGATCCGGCCGAGCTTGACCGGCTTCGTGCCCGGCCCCATCTGACCGCGATCGGCCTGGGGCCGCGCGTGCTCAGGGCGGAAACCGCGGTCATCGCGGGGCTTGCCGTCCTGCAGGCCCTGGCGCCGGATGGCGGTGGCGCCCGCCACCGACCCGGGCCGCCGACTTCCCTGCCGGGCTGA
- the gshA gene encoding glutamate--cysteine ligase — protein sequence MQTLILPLLDDILASQADKVTAWFDARFAETPALPYASVDLRHSGVKIAPVDTNLFSAGFNNISRAARGRAAERFKTHLARVAPDGRRLLIVPENHTRNLHYLENVRVLAGIIEQAGWEVRLGSLMYDLDEAMVLETATGADIRVEPLRREDGRIGTADGFVPDVVLMNNDMTAGAPSILVDLEQPVIPPLSLGWYRRRKSGHFSAYAQVADAFAEEFDIDPWLVQALWHQCGQINFREKAGLGCVARGVDKVLHLTREKYRQYGIESDPYVFVKADSGTYGMGVMTARSGEDILEMNKKTRHKMNVIKEGALNTEVIVQEGVPTVDLIEGESAEPVIYLVDGRAVGGFYRVNKGRGEYDSLNAMGAYFTQMCDEVEPRIEPAGNGGDAPCPFRVFGVLGSLAALAAAREQVI from the coding sequence ATGCAGACGCTCATTCTGCCGCTTCTCGACGACATCCTCGCGTCCCAGGCCGACAAGGTCACCGCCTGGTTCGACGCCCGGTTCGCCGAGACCCCGGCACTTCCCTATGCCTCGGTCGATCTGCGCCATTCGGGCGTCAAGATCGCCCCGGTCGACACCAACCTGTTCTCGGCCGGGTTCAACAATATCTCCCGTGCCGCCCGCGGCCGGGCCGCCGAACGGTTCAAGACCCATCTGGCGCGGGTGGCGCCCGATGGCCGGCGGCTGCTGATCGTGCCCGAGAACCACACCCGCAATCTGCACTACCTTGAAAACGTGCGGGTGCTGGCCGGGATCATCGAACAGGCCGGCTGGGAGGTCCGTCTCGGCAGCCTGATGTACGACCTGGACGAGGCGATGGTGCTGGAGACGGCGACCGGTGCCGATATCCGGGTCGAGCCGCTGCGCCGCGAGGACGGCCGGATCGGCACCGCCGACGGTTTCGTGCCCGATGTGGTGCTGATGAACAACGACATGACCGCGGGCGCGCCCTCGATCCTGGTCGATCTGGAACAGCCGGTGATCCCGCCGCTGTCGCTCGGCTGGTATCGCCGGCGCAAGAGCGGCCATTTCTCGGCCTATGCCCAGGTCGCCGACGCCTTCGCCGAAGAATTCGACATCGATCCCTGGCTGGTCCAGGCGCTGTGGCACCAGTGCGGCCAGATCAATTTCCGCGAAAAGGCCGGCCTCGGCTGCGTCGCCCGCGGCGTCGACAAGGTGCTGCATCTGACCCGCGAGAAGTACCGGCAATACGGCATCGAAAGCGACCCCTATGTCTTCGTGAAGGCCGACAGCGGCACCTATGGCATGGGTGTCATGACCGCGCGGTCGGGCGAGGACATCCTGGAGATGAACAAGAAGACCCGCCACAAGATGAACGTCATCAAGGAAGGTGCCCTCAACACCGAGGTCATCGTTCAGGAGGGCGTGCCGACGGTCGACCTGATCGAGGGCGAAAGCGCCGAGCCGGTGATCTATCTGGTCGACGGCCGGGCGGTCGGCGGGTTCTACCGGGTCAACAAGGGCCGGGGCGAGTATGACAGCCTGAACGCCATGGGCGCCTATTTCACCCAGATGTGCGACGAGGTCGAACCGCGGATCGAGCCTGCGGGCAATGGCGGCGACGCGCCCTGTCCCTTCCGGGTCTTCGGCGTGCTGGGCAGCCTGGCGGCCCTGGCCGCGGCGCGCGAGCAGGTCATCTGA